The following proteins are encoded in a genomic region of Liolophura sinensis isolate JHLJ2023 chromosome 7, CUHK_Ljap_v2, whole genome shotgun sequence:
- the LOC135469643 gene encoding serine/threonine-protein kinase Sgk1-like isoform X3 has protein sequence MKRNEAKHIMAERNVLLKNIKHPFLVGLHFSFQTPDKLYFVLDYVNGGELFFHLQRERYFPEARAKFYSAEIASALGYLHSLNIIYRDLKPENILLDSKGHVVLTDFGLCKEGIEGMGTTSTFCGTPEYLAPEVLRKQPYDKTVDWWCLGAVLYEMLYGLPPFYSRDTAEMYDNILYKPLRLRTNVSVNARQILEGLLQKEKEKRLGCKADFKEIRSHEFFADVNWDDLDNKRVDPPYNPNVSGQLDLKHFDPEFVREPVPASLGKSADQKLVSASVREADGAFLGFSYVPPSEDVFN, from the exons ATGAAGAGAAATGAAGCAAAACACATCATGGCAGAGAGGAATGTCCTGCTCAAAAACATCAAACACCCCTTCCTAGTTGGCCTGCATTTCTCCTTCCAGACCCCAGACAAACTGTATTTTGTTCTGGATTATGTGAATGGTGGTGAG cttttctttcatttacaaCGAGAGCGATACTTCCCTGAAGCCAGGGCCAAGTTCTATTCAGCTGAGATTGCTAGTGCCCTGGGCTATCTGCACTCCCTCAACATCATCTACAG AGATCTAAAGCCAGAAAACATACTGTTAGATTCAAAG GGCCATGTTGTGCTGACAGATTTTGGACTGTGTAAAGAAGGGATAGAAGGAATGGGAACAACTTCCACGTTCTGTGGAACACCTGAG TACCTAGCCCCTGAAGTCCTGAGGAAGCAGCCATATGATAAGACAGTGGATTGGTGGTGTCTAGGAGCTGTCCTCTATGAGATGCTATATGGCCTG CCTCCATTCTACAGCAGGGACACAGCAGAAATGTATGACAACATCCTGTATAAACCTCTACGACTGAGAACCAATGTGTCTGTGAATGCTCGACAGATTCTTGAAGGG CTTTTGCAAAAGGAGAAGGAAAAACGTTTGGGATGTAAAGcagattttaaagaaatcagATCACATGAGTTTTTCGCTGATGTCAACTGGGATGATTTGGACAATAAGCGAGTGGATCCTCCATATAATCCCAATGTG AGTGGCCAGTTGGATTTGAAGCATTTTGATCCGGAGTTTGTGCGAGAACCTGTTCCAG CCTCATTGGGAAAGTCTGCCGACCAGAAGCTGGTTAGTGCGAGTGTGAGGGAGGCAGATGGGGCGTTCCTGGGCTTTTCCTACGTGCCACCGTCAGAAGATGTGTTTAACTGA